Proteins encoded in a region of the Gammaproteobacteria bacterium genome:
- the ybeY gene encoding rRNA maturation RNase YbeY gives MSTADGQPNDTQLRRWARAALADLGGSHALTLRLVDAAEGAALNEAYRRASGPTNVLSFPFETPPGMRTRLLGDVVICTPVVEREAHEQGKAPPAHWAHMVVHGVLHLRGYDHLTDVDASAMEALETEILGRLGYPDPYQELQEARGKRQV, from the coding sequence ATGTCGACGGCGGACGGTCAGCCGAACGATACCCAGCTGCGCCGCTGGGCGCGTGCCGCGCTCGCCGATCTCGGTGGCAGCCATGCACTGACGCTGCGCCTGGTCGATGCCGCGGAGGGCGCCGCCCTGAACGAGGCCTACCGCCGCGCGTCCGGCCCGACGAACGTGCTGTCGTTTCCCTTCGAGACACCGCCCGGCATGCGCACCCGGCTGCTGGGCGATGTGGTGATCTGCACACCCGTCGTAGAACGCGAGGCACACGAGCAGGGCAAGGCGCCACCGGCGCACTGGGCGCATATGGTGGTGCACGGCGTGCTGCACCTGCGTGGCTACGATCACTTGACCGATGTCGACGCGAGCGCCATGGAGGCGCTTGAAACTGAAATATTGGGCCGGTTAGGCTATCCAGACCCTTATCAGGAGCTGCAAGAGGCAAGAGGCAAGAGGCAAGTATAA
- a CDS encoding PhoH family protein: MDPKPAAVDLVLEPADNRRLASLCGQFDQHLRQIERRLGVEINNRGNHFQVIGDDGAVHLAGRVLERLYADADSAAVTPELVHLHLRQADAEAAEMLVDAAVTEVAQAEVSIQTRHGQIHGRGPNQKRYLASIVTHDLNFGIGPAGTGKTYLAVAAAVRALEREQISRIVLVRPAVEAGERLGFLPGDMAQKVDPYLRPLYDALYEMLGFERVSKLIERHVIEIAPLAFMRGRTLNESFIILDEAQNTTVEQMKMFLTRIGFGSTVVVTGDVTQIDLPRGTQSGLRHVIGVLKDVEGVSFTFFNAHDVVRHPLVQRIVTAYDASEQAGGDGGGAPHGA; encoded by the coding sequence TTGGATCCCAAACCCGCCGCCGTCGATCTCGTCCTGGAACCCGCTGACAACCGCAGGCTGGCGAGCCTGTGCGGTCAGTTCGACCAGCACCTGCGTCAGATCGAGCGCCGCCTGGGCGTGGAGATCAACAATCGCGGCAACCACTTTCAGGTGATCGGCGACGACGGCGCAGTGCACCTCGCGGGGCGCGTGCTGGAGCGCCTCTATGCCGATGCGGACAGTGCCGCGGTGACACCGGAACTGGTGCATCTGCACCTGCGGCAGGCCGATGCCGAGGCCGCGGAGATGCTGGTGGATGCCGCCGTCACCGAGGTGGCGCAGGCCGAGGTGTCCATCCAGACCCGTCACGGCCAGATCCATGGCCGCGGCCCGAACCAGAAGCGTTATCTCGCCAGTATCGTCACGCATGATCTGAATTTCGGTATCGGGCCGGCCGGCACCGGCAAGACCTATCTCGCGGTCGCCGCGGCGGTACGGGCGCTGGAACGCGAGCAGATCAGCCGCATCGTGCTGGTGCGGCCGGCGGTCGAGGCCGGCGAGCGTCTGGGCTTCCTGCCGGGCGACATGGCCCAGAAGGTCGACCCCTATCTGCGTCCGCTCTATGACGCACTGTACGAGATGCTCGGCTTCGAGCGTGTCTCCAAACTCATCGAACGCCACGTCATCGAGATCGCGCCGCTGGCGTTCATGCGCGGCCGGACGCTCAATGAATCGTTCATTATTCTCGATGAGGCACAGAACACCACGGTCGAGCAGATGAAGATGTTCCTGACGCGCATCGGCTTCGGTTCCACGGTGGTGGTGACTGGTGATGTGACACAGATCGATCTGCCGCGTGGCACTCAGTCGGGGCTGCGACATGTAATCGGCGTACTGAAGGACGTCGAAGGTGTCAGCTTCACCTTCTTCAACGCGCACGACGTGGTGCGCCATCCCCTGGTGCAGCGCATCGTCACCGCGTATGACGCCAGTGAGCAGGCCGGGGGTGACGGTGGGGGCGCGCCGCATGGAGCCTGA